In Alligator mississippiensis isolate rAllMis1 chromosome 9, rAllMis1, whole genome shotgun sequence, the genomic stretch TCCACGCAGCAGCGCCCTGAGATGCAGGTCTGGCCTCTGGCACTCTGAGCTGGGAGAACACACAGGGTAGGCAGGGCGGAAGATGGGGCATAAGGATTTGAGGAACTGGTAGCACTGGCTGATTCGGCGATACTGTGCTGAGTTTTCCACTGCATCACGAATGAGGCGCAGTCTGGATCTGTAGAGTCCCAGCTGCTGAAACCAAGGGCCTGAACACTGCCCCGCACCCCTCCTACTATTCCAGTTctgcacccctgccaggctgTATGGATGCCATGCTCCATGCTAGGCCAGGCCTGGCCAGGGACccacctgcagagctgtgtgatATTTCCTGGGCATGCACAAACGCTCGCTGAAGCTGATGTAATTGGTATGACCAGTAACACTCCCCTCAGTACTATGTGCATGGACTGGCACCCAAGGGCATCACCACTGAGGCAGATGACCCCAGTGCATCCTCTCACGGCCAAACCAGCCTCCCAGCGGTGTGCCCGAGGCTCTGTGACCAAGGCTGGGAGCAAGTGGTGACTGCTGCACCCAGAAGCTGGAGGGACAAACCCAAGAAGGCGCTGAAGCAGTGCCAGAAAGGGCCAGGAGACAAAccggggcagcagcagctactgagcaggggagtgaggggcacagcctctgaatccgACTCTCCTCCGCCTGCACTGGAAGCCGGAGCATCACAGGGGAAAATCCCCAGGTCAGACCCAGCCCGCTCTCCCCTTCAGGGTCTGCTCTGTGCCACCGTGGGCCCCAGGCCTATTTGTTATGCCACTGGGGATGcatgggcctgggcctgggcctgccaaCTAAAATGATATAAGCCTTCTTTACGGGGAAAGCCAGTGAGGACTAACATGGGTTTCCTCGGCTCGGGGCAAATaggagagaagaggggagaggagcGAGGGCTCGGAAGGGGGCAGCAAGGCGCCAGGACAGCGCCCGCCGGCAGCCCTGCAGGGAGCCAGCGGGCGCTGCGCAGCGATGCTCTACCCCGGGGCAAGGGGCGAGGGCCGCGGCACCCACCCGGGCCCGTTTGCTGCCTCGCGGGATCGTGGGCTTAAGCCGGGGGGCTACTGAGAAGGCAACAAGTGATTCCGGGGGACCAAGGACCACAAAGGAGGGGCGCGAGTGGAGCCCAGGGCTCGTGACCCGTGGCCAAGGGGAGCCAGCGGCGCGCGGGGCTGCCCCCGCCCGGGTTGGTACGGCCCCCCTGCGCCGCGCCGCCACTTGGTAGGTCCCGCCCGCGCCGGCCGGCCCCGCCCGCGCTCCCGCAGACAGAGCCGCCGCCGCGGGACAGGAGCGCGGCCGCGCCGCCCGCCCCGCACCGTACCGCCCCGCACCGCCGCCCGCTCCTGCAGCGCAGCGCACGGCCGGGCCAAGCcgagctggtgagtgcggggcggggcgggcgggcagggctcGGCTCCTTCcccggcaccggcaccggcacctCCGCCCACTGCCACGCACCCCCAGCCCCGAGCTCGGCCGGGCGCACGGACATGCCCGCGCACCGGGGCGATCTGACCCCGAGGGTTTCCCTGCAGGTGGGCGGAGGAGCGGGCTGCGCGACCCGGCCGTGGGTCCCGACCCGGTCCCTCGCGCTGCCCCCGGCCCCGACTCAACTCTTTCCTTTTTTAGTGAATTCTTTTGCTCTCGCTCATCCCTGGCAGCCGCTGCCAGGTCCCGGCTCCGTGCAGCCCGGACTCCCCGGGTGGCAGCAAACTTGAGATGGGCCACCCTCCCCGCggccccctggagcctgccacCCACGTGCACCAGTCATTGCCATCCCGTGGCCAGATCCACAGGCCACAGCTCATGCAGGGCAACCcccccatctgtgtgtgtgccaccccctcctcagcaTCCCCGTGtcccatctgtgtgtgtgccaCCCCTTCCTCAGCATCCCCGTGtcccatctgtgtgtgtgccaCCCCTTCCTCAGCATCCCCGTGTCCCATCTCTGTGTgtgccaccccctcctcagcaTCCCCGTGtcccatctgtgtgtgtgccaCCCCTTCCTCAGCATCCCCATGTCCCATCTCTGTGTgtgccaccccctcctcagcaTCCCCGTGtcccatctgtgtgtgtgccaCCCCTTCCTCAGCATCCCCGTGtcccatctgtgtgtgtgccaCCCCTTCCTCAGCATCCCCGTGTCCCATCTGTGTgtgccaccccctcctcagcaTCCCCATGTCCAATCTGTGTGTGCACTACCCCCTCCTCAGCATCCCCATGTCCCATCTATgtgccaccccctcctcagcaTCCCCGTGTCCCATCTCTGTGTgtgccaccccctcctcagcaTCCCTGTGTCCcacctgtgtgcactgcccctccACAACATCCCCGTGTCCCACTTCTGCGgtgtcctcccccacccccagcgtCCACCTCCACAAACAtgaccccacccccatcccatcaaccccctctcccatccccctTCCCAACCCACAGGGCCCTTCCaccagctcctctccctcccctcccacatagTACACCTCTCCCTCACCCATCAACCAGCCGCTCCCATGCCCACACTCAGCTCTGTCACCCCTATTTCCCTGCTCATCTCCCCACGCACCAGCCCCCTTCTCCCACGCCTCACAGCAACTGACAGCACCATCCTCTTACAGCTTTGTCAGCAACAAGATC encodes the following:
- the LOC132243394 gene encoding uncharacterized protein LOC132243394; this translates as MLLNCENSHFSNEAAQRTAGPSRAGECGAGRAGRARLLPRHRHRHLRPLPRTPSPELGRAHGHARAPGRSDPEGFPAGGRRSGLRDPAVGPDPVPRAAPGPDSTLSFFSEFFCSRSSLAAAARSRLRAARTPRVAANLRWATLPAAPWSLPPTCTSHCHPVARSTGHSSCRATPPSVCVPPPPQHPRVPSVCVPPLPQHPRVPSVCVPPLPQHPRVPSLCVPPPPQHPRVPSVCVPPLPQHPHVPSLCVPPPPQHPRVPSVCVPPLPQHPRVPSVCVPPLPQHPRVPSVCATPSSASPCPICVCTTPSSASPCPIYVPPPPQHPRVPSLCVPPPPQHPCVPPVCTAPPQHPRVPLLRCPPPPPASTSTNMTPPPSHQPPLPSPFPTHRALPPAPLPPLPHSTPLPHPSTSRSHAHTQLCHPYFPAHLPTHQPPSPTPHSN